Genomic segment of Drosophila ananassae strain 14024-0371.13 chromosome 2L, ASM1763931v2, whole genome shotgun sequence:
ATCCTGATGAAGCTCACCCAGGCCCTGGACTTCGAGGCAGTGACCTACAACGACGGAATAACCCTGCCGGATGAAGCTCCGGATGAGCTATACGACTACATAGTGCAACTGGCCACCGAGAACAGACTGAACCGCATCTGGGTGGCTTGTGAAGTGACGGCTCCGGAGAACCTAACCGTTAGTATTGACTATGTACCCTTTCGGTACTTCGACGCAGATGCCCTCTTCACTCGGGGCAATGTCTTCCTCAATGTCTCCTCGGAAAACGAAAGCGGCGAAATTATGGAGAATCCGGGACTCAGACGCCTGATCGGAGTTCAGTTTACGAACCTACCCAACAACCTTGACATCTTCATACGCTGCCAGGTGTGGGCCAAGAACATCCCGCTAGATGTGGGCTCCGCCAAGTTTATGATGCATGTCACTGCTCCGGTGTCAGCCACCACAGAATCGGACTACTTGGACGGCCTGGAGTCGTGAGCTTGGCACCCTGGTCCTAAGGTTTCTATAAGTGTATTCTATGAGATaatcatttaaatatatttacttaaaatatataataaaaataataatttttaatccGAAAGATATATAATAAAGTTATCATGGCATTAAGTTTCAGTCTAAAAAGAAACACTCATATATGTGTACACTTTACACTTCACACTTAAtacacaaatatatatttcccCTTTTGACCCTCTTGGAATAGCAAAGATGCCCGAGGAGAAGATGGTCGCTGCTGGGTCGTACAGGCTGAGGAAGCAGTTCCGGAACGAGACCTACAGACGAAAGGAAAAGGATATGCCctggacaaaaaaaatactcgATCTGGACCAGAAGAAGCTATTTGGGAGGACGGCCTGGGCCTGGTTCCGGATAATCGGATTCTACATGGTCCTCTATCTTTTGATCACGATAATCGTAATCTTCTGGTACACGCTCTTCAAGCTGGTGGTCCTTGAGAAGGATAGGCCGCATTGGCTGAAGGATGCTCCGGGCCTGTCGGTGTTTCCCACAAACGAGTCCACTGTTAGCTACTATAAGAACCTGATGTCTGAGATTGTTCCCCTGGTTGACAAGATCGATGATGTGCTCTACAGGCTTAAGGACAACGCTATGGAGTATTTCAGTTATTGCAACGACGACGAGGCGTGGGGCTTTTCTGTGGGCAGGCcctgtttttttattaaactgaACTATGTTTACGGTTTTACGGCCCATACGTACGACAGCGTCAGCGATCTGCCCAACAATGCTCCGGCGGAGCTGGAGGAGCACGTCCAAAAATTTGCTGGAACCAACAGGATCTGGCTCACGTGCAAAGTAACCGAGGGACCCTCTCCGAAAATTGAGTACATCCCGGGGCCGTACTACACCATTTCCCATACAATGACCGGCACGCAGCGAGTAGTTGCAG
This window contains:
- the LOC6501244 gene encoding probable sodium/potassium-transporting ATPase subunit beta-3, encoding MPNDAIIYSGPYEIRRLRRRRDQRVQEYIFQRSKRTSNPPLNCTMCRITKLVLYLIVFFVVLGLFTAGMAFLVIHFRVPAEKPGERKMPGLCTAPGYFVGDVKHILWSASRSKELGAFRRQMSRLVKPFGMDGDTRMLPCNLDDSWGYTSGKPCILMKLTQALDFEAVTYNDGITLPDEAPDELYDYIVQLATENRLNRIWVACEVTAPENLTVSIDYVPFRYFDADALFTRGNVFLNVSSENESGEIMENPGLRRLIGVQFTNLPNNLDIFIRCQVWAKNIPLDVGSAKFMMHVTAPVSATTESDYLDGLES
- the LOC6501245 gene encoding sodium/potassium-transporting ATPase subunit beta-2, producing MPEEKMVAAGSYRLRKQFRNETYRRKEKDMPWTKKILDLDQKKLFGRTAWAWFRIIGFYMVLYLLITIIVIFWYTLFKLVVLEKDRPHWLKDAPGLSVFPTNESTVSYYKNLMSEIVPLVDKIDDVLYRLKDNAMEYFSYCNDDEAWGFSVGRPCFFIKLNYVYGFTAHTYDSVSDLPNNAPAELEEHVQKFAGTNRIWLTCKVTEGPSPKIEYIPGPYYTISHTMTGTQRVVAVQLNDLVPNSEVFITCTAWARNLPIDLQYNGKGHVKFSINMRVGTKQAPEPLNQSPMTHSKEKMDTSAPEPHNLNAALLDMPPEVEPPAESVNVGREPLMEPPETGPGPDLLDMPSPPELEPPEEGVDGSRVSPMKPPESGPDYGPPTEPPS